The following nucleotide sequence is from Roseivirga sp. BDSF3-8.
ACCTTTTAAAACTTTGGACCTGGGCGAGTTGCCTGATGCATAATTGAGCTGACTGCCTTTGGATGCTATTTCAGAGAATTGAGCAAAGTCATCATCTTGCCGGATGTAGGTATCTCTCAATAATAATCCGCCATACTGATTTAAAAGATCTTGCAAGGTTTCCTGATTTTCCTCATACCACTGAAGAAATGTATTCAGGTCTTTAACACCCATTTCTTCCAAATCGAGAGAATGAGGAAGGTTTTCTTTTGTGGGCTGAGGAATCATATTCATAATATTTTAGTGTTTTTATGAGGTTTATACCTTAGCTGGTTTCGCCCATAGGCGAATAAGAAATGCAGGCATAAGCAGACATATAGCTATTGTCAGCATATTTATTAGCCCTGCTATAGAAAGTATAAGTGTCTCACTGATAGTAGTATTTCTGGATAAGAGGTCCAGGTTGCTGCTTCCTGCATAAAAGACAGATATTACAATAGTAGTAATTAAAGCCAGTGTCAGAACGGTAGGTACCAGCGGCAATACATTGGCCTTCCACCAGAAGGGCAGACTAAATCCTACCAGGATAAATAGTGAAATCTGTACCAGTGGGTCAACCAGTAGTAGCCCGACTAATATTATTAATAGTAAAAGGAACGCTTTAATCCATTTCATCGCTAGTTCTTTTTAAAGTGAATGGTTTGAGCTACTTGGTTTACCTGTTCAGGCTGCTCAGGAGATTGAGTAAGGTGGGGTTGATTACTAACCCAGTCAGGTAGTTGCTGCAAATATCGAGGTGAATTTACTCTTCCGCTTTGCCCACCGGCAGTAATCATCCAAGACTCTATACCGGTACTGTCCAGTGCTACCACAGTTCTTATTACTGAGAAGGCACCATAGTTAACGTTAACCGTATTCTCACTTCCACCCATACCATTTACAGGTATAGAAAATCCGGGAAGACTTGTTAAGTGGCCTACTTCAAATGAGAAGGGGTTTCCAGTAGGGGTATTACCAGATTGGCTTATAATCAATGAATCAGTACGCTCTGCTATATCACCGAATAGCTTATCTGTTTTTACTATTTCACCGTTCAGTTTTATTTCTTCTTCAGTCAATAAGAAGTGGATAAACTGATCCAGGGTAGGGGCCATTTTCACATCCAGCTTTTCAGCAATTTTTGTGCGGCTTTCATTAATACTTTGCCTCAAGGCCTTGTACATAAAGCGCATGTCATCCTCAGGGCTTAAAGTCCCATCCCATTCCATAAATTGCTTCCAATTATCGGACAGTTTATTTTCTGATAGGTGCTTCTTAGCAATCCCCTGTATGTCAGCAACCATAAGGTCCACGACATCAGATTGAAGGTCAGTCATATCCTTTGCCTGGAAATCATTCTTTTCAGATAGTAGGTTATCTATACGGCGGGGGCGGTAAAGGTCATCATACCATTGAGATGAATAGTAATCGCCATCCCGCTCAGGCTCCTGGTTAGCAGAAAATATGTAATTCTGGGCGGGGTTATAGGCCATAGGCAAAGAATCAAAAGGCAGGTATTCGCCTGTCATTTTTTTGGTGCCGTCAAGCAACCCTCCCGCATATCCTTCGGGCTTTACAGGCATTTTTCCTGCACTTATTATACCTATATTCCCTTTTCTGTCTGCATAGGCAAAGTTTTGTGAAGGGTGGTCATAACCCTTCAATGCAGATTTGAATTGGTTCCAGTCAGAAGCCTGCATAATATCCCAAAAGGTTTGGGTTGCATGGGTACCCTTTTGCGGGTGCCAGTACACAGCATATGTGAGGTCTTTATCTTTGACTACTTTTCCTAGTTTAGAATACTCTACCGTAATCTCATAAGGAGGTTGCCCTTTACTGTTCAGTGTAT
It contains:
- a CDS encoding penicillin acylase family protein: MKKIGKTIVILLILAGWIYFLTSPYEGLNSPAEISSYNNGLLTLEPLKTTDSEISGLPSEATVKVDSIGIPHIFAKDEKSLGYALGYMHARDRYFQMEMISHIAMGRLAEIIGDPGLGSDSEWRAFLFEEKAKETYSNLASTNPELHAYLGAYADGINAYVEQEKSSERDPLYLLWDYEPNQWEPSYTFLIQWYLSAQLTYYTDYVDKQELLDKVPEDIRKILYPTKPENQRFIIPESEKVLASSEIKEMPVAGIFRKGKANTYNTTPSNKSLGSNNWAIAPQKSAKNQAILCNDPHLALTAPVIMYEVQLSSPKLQAYGYTIPGSPIVVSGHNSNIAWGITNGGWDVTELYVLKTDSTKPGTYFYEGEWLKTESKKYTLNSKGQPPYEITVEYSKLGKVVKDKDLTYAVYWHPQKGTHATQTFWDIMQASDWNQFKSALKGYDHPSQNFAYADRKGNIGIISAGKMPVKPEGYAGGLLDGTKKMTGEYLPFDSLPMAYNPAQNYIFSANQEPERDGDYYSSQWYDDLYRPRRIDNLLSEKNDFQAKDMTDLQSDVVDLMVADIQGIAKKHLSENKLSDNWKQFMEWDGTLSPEDDMRFMYKALRQSINESRTKIAEKLDVKMAPTLDQFIHFLLTEEEIKLNGEIVKTDKLFGDIAERTDSLIISQSGNTPTGNPFSFEVGHLTSLPGFSIPVNGMGGSENTVNVNYGAFSVIRTVVALDSTGIESWMITAGGQSGRVNSPRYLQQLPDWVSNQPHLTQSPEQPEQVNQVAQTIHFKKN